In a genomic window of Heterodontus francisci isolate sHetFra1 chromosome 21, sHetFra1.hap1, whole genome shotgun sequence:
- the LOC137381048 gene encoding histone H3-like, which yields MARTKQTARKSTGGKAPRKQLATKAARKSAPATGGVKKPHRYRPGTVALRDIRRYQKSTELLIRKLPFPRLVREIAQDFKTDLRFQSSAVMALQEASEAYLVGLFEDTNLCAIHAKRVTIMPKDIQLARRIRWECA from the coding sequence atggccagaaccaagcaaacagcgcgcaaatcgaccggagggaaagctccccgcaagcagctggctaccaaagcggcccgcaagagcgctccagccacgggcggagtgaagaagcctcaccgttacagacccggcactgtggctctgcgggatatccgccgctaccagaaatccaccgagctactcatccgcaaactgcccttcccgcgcctggtgcgggagatcgcgcaagacttcaagacagacctgcgcttccagagctcggccgtcatggccctgcaggaggccagcgaggcttacctggtggggctctttgaggacaccaacctgtgcgccatccacgccaagcgagtcaccatcatgcccaaagacatccagctggcccgccgtatcCGCTGGGAGTGCGCCTAA